Proteins found in one Phalacrocorax carbo chromosome 14, bPhaCar2.1, whole genome shotgun sequence genomic segment:
- the SOX18 gene encoding transcription factor SOX-18 — MNISESNYCREEISQPRGDCSWVTAAVPAAEPGLAFPRPPGAASPASRTPSPEPGFAFGPGPGGAAPGAAPSRTPSPEPGYGYSPPAGRAEGKAGEDSRIRRPMNAFMVWAKDERKRLAQQNPDLHNAVLSKMLGQSWKALSASDKRPFVEEAERLRIQHLQDHPNYKYRPRRKKQAKKIKRMEPNILLHNLSQPCSDNFSMSHHGGSQPGHPQPPPLNHFRELHSMGSDIENYGLPTPEMSPLDVLEQTEPAFFPPHMQDDCNMMPFRGYHHHHQMEFPQEKCMGRDVAVPYAQTPSHLADAMRTPHPSSIYYNQMCPGTQNGLSAHLGQLSPPPEAHHMESVDHLNQTELWTDVDRNEFDQYLNMSRTRPEASGLPYHVSLSKVTPRSISCEESSLISALSDASSAVYYSPCITG, encoded by the exons ATGAATATATCTGAGTCTAACTACTGCCGAGAGGAGATATCGCAACCCCGGGGCGACTGTTCATGGGTCACCGCCGCCGTGCCGGCCGCTGAGCCCGGGCTCGCCTTCCCGCGCCCCCCGGGAGCCGCCTCCCCCGCCAGCCGCACGCCCAGCCCCGAGCCCGGCTTCGCCttcggccccggccccggcggcgcggcccccgGCGCGGCCCCCAGCCGCACGCCCAGCCCCGAGCCGGGCTATGGATACAGCCCCCCGGCTGGCCGGGCCGAGGGCAAGGCCGGCGAGGACTCCCGCATCCGCCGGCCCATGAACGCCTTCATGGTCTGGGCGAAGGATGAGCGCAAGCGGCTGGCGCAGCAGAACCCCGACCTGCACAACGCCGTGCTCAGCAAGATGCTGG GCCAGTCGTGGAAAGCGCTGAGCGCCAGCGACAAGCGTCCCTTCGTGGAAGAGGCAGAGCGGCTGCGAATCCAGCATCTCCAGGATCACCCCAACTACAAGTACCGCCCAAGGAGAAAGAAGCAAGCCAAGAAAATCAAGAGGATGGAACCCAATATCCTCCTGCATAACCTTTCCCAGCCTTGCAGTGACAACTTCAGCATGAGTCACCATGGCGGCAGCCAGCCGGgccacccccagcctcccccactTAACCACTTCAGAGAACTCCACTCCATGGGGTCGGATATTGAAAACTATGGCTTGCCAACTCCTGAGATGTCTCCCTTGGATGTCTTGGAACAGACCGAGCCGGCGTTTTTCCCTCCGCACATGCAGGATGACTGCAACATGATGCCCTTTCGCGGctaccaccaccatcaccagaTGGAGTTTCCCCAGGAGAAGTGCATGGGGCGGGACGTGGCGGTTCCCTATGCGCAGACCCCATCACACTTGGCTGATGCCATGAGGACTCCCCATCCTTCCAGCATATACTACAACCAGATGTGCCCCGGAACTCAGAACGGGCTTTCTGCCCACCTGGGCCAGCTCTCGCCCCCACCTGAAGCCCACCATATGGAGAGCGTGGATCACTTGAACCAAACCGAGCTCTGGACAGACGTTGACCGCAATGAGTTTGACCAGTATTTGAACATGAGCAGGACTCGTCCCGAAGCCTCGGGACTCCCTTACCATGTCTCCCTGTCCAAAGTGACTCCTAGAAGCATCTCCTGCGAGGAGAGCAGCTTGATATCCGCCTTGTCCGATGCCAGCAGCGCTGTTTACTATAGCCCCTGCATCACCGGTTAG